Genomic DNA from Chloroflexia bacterium SDU3-3:
CCGCGCCTACGCGGCCAGGGTGCGCCGATGGATCGGGCGGGGCTAAGGACCATGAAAGGGCACACAAGATAATGCTCACGCAAGAGGACATCGAACAATTATACTCTTATCAGCTCTCTATTCAACCAGCAATTCTCAGAAATGAGCTAATGACAACAGTCCTCAGCTTCTATGGTATTCTAGGAGTGATATGCGACATTGAGAGCAAAAATCAAAATGCCCACCAATACCTCAATGGAGAAGATAGATCCTGCTGTAATATGATACCATCGCCACTCAAAGAATATATTGTGTGCATAGAGCCATACCGCCAGAATATTCTCGATATCTGTAATCATTGTCTAGGCGATATTATCCAAAATCGCATAGATGGCAGCGAGGTCAGCAATACAGGCCGCTCAAGCTTCCCAGATACTACTCTTATCGCATCCTGTCTCAGTGATGATCTGGAAACAGCTATCTACCGCATCGCCAATGAGCTAAACGCATGCTGGGCTATCATCAGACGCGAAACAAACGCCTTTCGAGACAGCTCGATAGATCACCTATCGCCAACTGCCCAAGAGATATTTCTTGGCACACCGGTGCTGGCCGAGCCACAAGGTCTAGAGCAGGTCGACGTATTAATACGCGGCCTGCTGATCGCCAAGCTGCGCGAGCGTGACGCAGCCTAGCCACACTCGCGTAGCCGTTCCTGCCGCCTGGGTGCAAAAAGCGTTCATATTGGCGAGAATCCTGGCCCCTACAATAGATCTATCGATTCGCCCATCACACCAACATTGGCGCATCACCAGCGTATCTGCTGCGCCAGACGAGAGGCATAGCGAAAGATAGACCCTATGAGCGCAGCACCCACCCACATGGTCACCGGGGCCTTCGGCTACTCGGGAAAATATATCGCCCAACGGCTTCTGGCCCAGGGGCGCAGCGTGGCCACCCTCACCAACTCGCCCCAGCGCGCCAACGCCTTCGGCGGCAGGGTGAAGGCCCACCCCTTCAGCTTCGAGCGCCCCGACGAGCTCGAGCGCGCACTATACGGCACCGAGGTGCTCTACAACACCTACTGGGTGCGCTTCAACCACAGCATGTTCAGCCACGCCGACGCGGTGGCCAACACGCTGGCCCTGTTCGAGGCCGCGCAGCGCGCGGGCGTGCGGCGCATCGTGCACGTCAGCATCACCAACCCCTCGCTCGAATCGCCGCTAGAGTACTTCAGCGGCAAGGCGCGGCTTGAGCAGGCCCTGGTCGAATCTGGGCTTTCCTACGCCATCCTGCGCCCCACCGTGCTGTTTGGCAAAGAGGACATCCTGATCAACAACATCGCGTGGGTGCTGCGGCATCTGCCGGTGTTCGGCGTGTTTGGCGATGGACAGTACAAAGTCCAGCCCATCGCGGTGGAGGATCTGGCCGATCTCGCGGTGGCGCAGGGCGCGGTGCAGGCGAGCGCCACCATCAACGCCATCGGGCCGGAGACCTACACCTACCGCGCCATGGTCGAGATGATCGGGCGCGGCATCGGCGCGCGCAGGCCGATGGTGGGCGTGCCCCCGGCGCTGGGGCTGCTGGTGGGGCAGGCCCTGGGCGCGCTGGTCAACGATGTCATCATCACCCGCGAGGAGATCGCCGGGCTGATGGCGGGCCTGCTGTGCGTCGACACGCCGCCCATCGGCACCACCCGCCTGAGCGCGTGGGTCGCGGCCAACGCGGCCACGCTGGGCCGCCGCTACGCCAGCGAGCTGGGCCGCCGCCGCGACCGCGCCGCTGCCTACGCCAGCAACTAGCGCGGGGTCTCGGAAGATTGGGCGCTGTGGTGAAGTTAGGAAAATGCCTCTAGAACATATTGCATGTGGGGAAGAAAACCGTATACTTCACCACAGCGCCCTTCGCCACAGCGGAAAAGCCCATGACTCAAGCTGCGATCCTCGGCTATATCAACCATCTCGAAGACCCTGCCTACCTAGCCCGCCTGCTCGACATGGCCCCGATGCCAGCGCTTGTGGAGCAGCTCGGCGCGCTGCTACGCTCGGGCGACGCCGAGCATGTCGCGGCGGCGTGCCTCATCATCCGCGACCTCACCCCCGTCGTGCCCAGGCACGAGCTGGGCAGCGCATTCCGCGCGGCCTTCGCCAGCTCGCCGCTGGTGGCCGCGCTGGAGGAGCTCGTACTCACGGGCGACCGCGCCACCCGCGCGGAAGCCATCTACACGCTAGGGAAGACTGGCTGCGTCGCCAGCGCCGCCGCGCTACGCCGCGCCTTCGACGCGCTGTACGAGGCCGACCCGCTGGTGCTGCCGCGCCTGGTGGGCGAGATCTGGTGGCTCGAAGGCCAGCACGACTGGGCGCTGATCGACACGATGGTAGCGAGCCGCAGCTACGCGACCCGCTGGGCCGCGCTTGCCGCCCTCTCCACATGGTCGGGCAATACCGCATTCCAGGCCGAAAGGCAGCGCCGCTATGCCGCCCTGCGCCAGGATGCACACCCGCTCGTGCGCGCCGAGGCCGACTTCGCCTACCAAGAGCTGCTGCTTGAGCAGCGCCTGCCCAGCCTGCCCCTGCGCGAGAGGCGAGCGCAGCGGGCCGCGCTCGAGCGCGACAGGCCGCGCATCACGTTTGCCGATATGGGGCATCGCTTCAGCGCCTACCTGCACGCGCGGCGGCAGGGTAGCTACACGCTGGAGATGCTCAGCCAGTTTCTGGATGGGAAGCTGCTGTAGGGTTATTATGACAATCAGGAGACAAGATCATGCAGCAGATCACCTCAATTTCCGCACTTGACGCATTTCTGGGCGGTATCTCGTTTGGCGTGTCGATGTACACCCGCAACATCAAATTCGACTTTTCGATCCGAGAGATCCCGCGCCATCGTTCCCCCAGCAAGACGCTGCTGCATACCTCTATGCATCTCACCCGCCCATCCATCGCGACACTCTCTACCGAGGATCAAAATCGCCAGCCAGAAACCTGGGAGGCGTTTGGCAAACGGCTAGAGTCCTGGTTCACGCGGCATGAGCAGTTTTTGCCTGTAGCACCTTACGATTCGGCAGACGACGAGGTACCCAAGCAAGGGTGGCTGCGCGCCACCGACCAGATTCTCATCGCAGCAAGCGAGGCTATCGAGGCCATCATCTCCCTCTTTGGCGAGCAGGCCGAGGTCTACATCCACCCCTTCCCGGCTGAGATCTACCACCGACACAAGATGGCCGTGTTCGAAGAGGACCGCGTGCTGATCTTTGGACGCAAGCATGCCGCACTCCTGATACTCAGGCTGGAACAAGCATAAGAGAAAGGCAGTGACATCCATGAATATCGGAGAGATACTTGGGCGGATGGCTAAGATTCAGGAAAGCATCTTCGGGCCAGCGCTGCCGAAAAAATCTATCACCTACGGCAGCCGCATCGCCATCCGCGCTTCCAATGGCAAATATGTGCAGGTCAACCACCACCAAGCGGCCCGCATCATGGCGCTCGCGAGCAATGTCCAAGAGTGGGAGATCTTCGAGATCGTTGCAGCCCACGACCCATTCTCCTACAAGCAGAAAACCATCCGCTACGGCGACCAGATCGCGCTCAGGGCGATCAGCAACAAAACCTTTGTCCGCAATATTGTTGAGCAAGATCCAACTGAGCTAGGGGCGCTCGCGCCACTGGTGAAAGAGACAGAAACCTTCAAGCTGGTAGCCGCACCGAGCATGCGGGCAACGGCAGCCCGAAAAGATGTGGACTACGGACAGCCATTTGTGCTTCAGACCGCGCAGGGCGACTACATCACCTGCGATCACGCTGCCGATGGCCGACTGCGGGCCAAGCGTAGCGCTGCAATTGGCGATACCGAGACCTTCTTCTTTATCCACCCCGATCTACCGCGATAGGGCCAGCGTTATCGATCCTTGCGCTACCACAGAAAAGGCACCGCCATGATCCTGCCCAAAGAGCGAGACCCGCGACTGATCACCATCCGCCGAGGTGGCACGCTCACCGACGAGCACCACCGGCTGCTGGCGCTGTGGGCGGCGGCGTGCGCCGAGCATGTGCTGCACCACTTCGAGGCGGCGCAGCCCGCCGACACGCGTCCCCGCCAGGCCATCGAGCACATCCGGGCCTGGGCGCGCGGCGAGATCTCCATGACCCTCGCGCGCGCGGCGGGGGGCCACGCCATGGCCGCCGCGCGGGCCTTGAGCGGGGCGGCGCGCCACGCCGCCTACGCGGCGGGCCAGGCTGGGGTGGTGGCCCACGTGGCCGCGCACGACCTTGGCGCGGCGGCCTACGCCATCCGCGCCGCCATGGCCGCCGCGCCCGCCGCCCAGGCCCAGGCCGCCGCCCTCGCCGAGTGCCGCTGGCAGCGCGCCCAGCTCCCCGAGGACATCCGCGCGCTTGTGCTCGACGACCAGCGGCGGCGCAACGCGATCTGCTGGTCGGTGTTCGAGTGCTGATCGGGTGGCATTCGCGCACACATGCACCGCTGCGGCCTCCCTACACCATAGATAAGGTGCGAGGCACTCACCAAAAAGGCAGCCGCAAGAGATACCGCCAGCGCTCACTGCCCATCCGGCGGCTGCCACAGCTCGATCCTGTTTCCCTCGGGGTCCAGCAGCCATGCAAACACGCCATACTCCGAGTCCTCCACGCGATCCTCCACCGCCACGCCCTCGGCGCGCAGCGCGGCCAGCAGCCCGCGCAGGTCGGCCACGCGGTAGTTGATCATGAACGGGGCCGCGCTGGGGCCGAACGAATCCGCGTCGGCGGGCACTAGGTTCCACGCCGTCGATCCAGCACCCGCCGGGTTGTCAGGGCCAGCCCAGGCGAAGGACGCGCCACCCCAGGCCTGCACGTCGATACCCAAGTGGGCCTTGTACCACACGCCCAAGGCCTGGGGGTCTCTGGCCTTGAAGAAAATGCCGCCGATACCGGTCACGCGCTTCATTGAATTTGCTCCTCTGAGGATAGCCGATCTATAGCATAAAGCACTATTGGCAAAATAGCGCTCCCAAAATGCCCGATTGCCCTGCAGGTCATCGAAATCACCCGCCAGCTGGCAGCCCTGAATATATTCTGCTGCTTCTAGAGCTTGCTCATCGCCAGATACGACCAGGTGGTCCAAAGTCTCGCGGACACCAGCAGAAACCAAAAACTGTATATCGAGGCCGCAGTAGGTATCAAAATTAGCCACCTTCGCCCTCCAGAGCAAGGGCACATCTTCAACATGGCCGAGCTTGGAGAGCACAAAAGCGCTCAGGCGCAGCTCGTCGGTCATACCCTCTTCTGGATCTCGATGCAGCGCGATATCGTGCTCCAAAATGTATCGGGACAGCGGGCGATCTGCCGCATCTGCCGATTTGTTCATCTCCAGGCAGATAGCGTGGCGAAGATCCAGATCTCCAGCGATCTGGCGGAGAATCTCGGCGGGCGGGAGATCGGGGCTGACTCGCCGCGACACCGCAAGACAGTCAAGCGCATGCATGTCTGTGTTAATGCTACTCCTATGCTGTTGGGCGAAAGCCAGATAGGGACTCTTTATCATAGGCGGTACTGGCATTATACCCAACGATAGCGCGCCAGGGTGTCAGGTGCAAGCAAACATATAGGTAAACGGAAAGCCCGCCGTGCCCTATCAGCGCGCGGCGGGCGCGAAGCTGCGCCAGTGCCCCTCGGAGATCACCTCGGCGACCCCATCGACCACCTTGATCGCGGTCTCGTCGTCGATGGCATAGGTGGGCAGGGGCAGGCGGGCGGCCCAGCGCTCGGCATGGGCCATGGTGTTCTCGGGCAGCATCTCGTGGTCGAGGTGCGGGAAGATCGCGAAGTCGACCAGCCCCAGCGTTGCGTCATCGCCGCCGGTGGGGGGCCGCCAGCCCACGAAGTCCTGGCCGATGCGCGGGGCCATCACCATGCTGCCCGCGCTCAGGCCCACGTAGACCAGCCCCAGCGTCGGCAGCAGCTCGGCCAGGCCCGATTGGCGCATCCAGTAGTGCAGGAACAGCGGGTCGCCGCCGTTCACCAGCAGCGCATCGGCCTGCTCCACCGCAGGCAGCCAGCGCGACCGATCGATGCTGGGCAGCGCGGTCAGCTCCAGCACGCCCATGGACTTCCAGCCCAGCTCGCACATGGGCGTGGTGGACTGGCCGCTGAGAAACTCCCAGGCGTGGGCCGGGCCGCCA
This window encodes:
- a CDS encoding NAD(P)H-binding protein, which codes for MVTGAFGYSGKYIAQRLLAQGRSVATLTNSPQRANAFGGRVKAHPFSFERPDELERALYGTEVLYNTYWVRFNHSMFSHADAVANTLALFEAAQRAGVRRIVHVSITNPSLESPLEYFSGKARLEQALVESGLSYAILRPTVLFGKEDILINNIAWVLRHLPVFGVFGDGQYKVQPIAVEDLADLAVAQGAVQASATINAIGPETYTYRAMVEMIGRGIGARRPMVGVPPALGLLVGQALGALVNDVIITREEIAGLMAGLLCVDTPPIGTTRLSAWVAANAATLGRRYASELGRRRDRAAAYASN
- a CDS encoding VOC family protein, with translation MKRVTGIGGIFFKARDPQALGVWYKAHLGIDVQAWGGASFAWAGPDNPAGAGSTAWNLVPADADSFGPSAAPFMINYRVADLRGLLAALRAEGVAVEDRVEDSEYGVFAWLLDPEGNRIELWQPPDGQ
- a CDS encoding peptidase E, which produces MKLLLTSAGVKNPSIHSALVGMLGKPIAECHALCIPTAIYAIPGGPAHAWEFLSGQSTTPMCELGWKSMGVLELTALPSIDRSRWLPAVEQADALLVNGGDPLFLHYWMRQSGLAELLPTLGLVYVGLSAGSMVMAPRIGQDFVGWRPPTGGDDATLGLVDFAIFPHLDHEMLPENTMAHAERWAARLPLPTYAIDDETAIKVVDGVAEVISEGHWRSFAPAAR